In the Chroococcidiopsis sp. SAG 2025 genome, one interval contains:
- a CDS encoding glucosamine-6-phosphate deaminase, with protein sequence MTDLPHNFQTDTLAKIFPVDALTVRLYDRADELTTDAAKIAQRYLQNLLTQQATATVILATGNSQIEFLSKLVNLGEIDWSRIVFFHLDEYLGIDANHPASFRRYLCERVEQKVNPAAFHYIEGDTVQPLAECDRYTKLLLSQPIDLCCLGLGGNGHLAFNEPLLADFQDPYYVKLVKLELSTRQQQVAQGYFTNIEVVPQYAFTLTIPAICLAHKIFCFAPGKHKATAIQQTLEGAIATSCPATILRSQAQATLFLDADSASLLRYCHAKAQRRKEGR encoded by the coding sequence ATGACCGATCTTCCTCACAACTTCCAAACCGACACACTCGCTAAAATTTTTCCAGTAGATGCGCTGACAGTACGTTTGTACGATCGCGCTGATGAACTTACCACAGACGCAGCTAAGATCGCGCAACGCTATTTACAAAACTTACTGACGCAGCAAGCTACTGCTACGGTAATATTAGCAACTGGCAATTCTCAAATTGAATTTCTCTCAAAATTGGTAAATTTAGGTGAGATAGACTGGTCGCGAATTGTCTTTTTCCATCTTGATGAATACTTAGGAATTGATGCTAACCATCCGGCAAGTTTTCGGCGTTATTTGTGCGAAAGAGTCGAACAGAAAGTCAATCCAGCCGCATTTCACTATATTGAAGGCGATACCGTACAACCGCTAGCAGAATGCGATCGCTATACTAAGTTATTATTATCCCAGCCTATCGACCTATGTTGTTTGGGATTAGGAGGCAACGGACACTTAGCTTTTAACGAACCGTTACTAGCAGATTTCCAAGATCCTTACTATGTAAAACTTGTAAAATTAGAATTATCTACTCGTCAGCAACAAGTCGCTCAGGGTTATTTTACTAATATTGAAGTCGTACCACAATACGCTTTTACGCTAACAATTCCAGCAATTTGTTTAGCACACAAAATATTTTGTTTTGCTCCTGGAAAACATAAAGCTACAGCAATACAGCAGACTTTAGAAGGCGCGATCGCTACGAGTTGTCCTGCTACTATACTTAGAAGTCAAGCTCAGGCAACATTGTTTTTAGATGCAGATTCAGCAAGCCTTTTAAGATATTGTCACGCAAAGGCGCAGAGGCGCAAAGAAGGACGCTAA
- a CDS encoding N-acetylmuramoyl-L-alanine amidase has translation MVRPVGAEQQLSVVYPPANHQTVADRIFLVGTAPPTGKVVVNGKPIERSRAGHFAPSFPLRVGDNTFTLQYQNQQVQLKVQRQDTTAAPPVGLAFGKDSLTPNVDIARMPGELVCFSAIAPPQSVVSVQLGKDNIRLFPQLQQAQLPANSALLTGRNQPTRQLTSGQYQGCTTLPKLGNLLDRNNTITSGFTPSSGIQPQFQLTLNGQTVTQPSPGKVTILSPANLEVVEVAANEGVARTGASTDYSRLTPLPKGTRAAVTGKEGEWLRLDYGGWINSKETRIIPGSIPPRSLIRSVSARRVPGATEIVFPLQVPVPVSIQQGDRTLTLTLYNTTAQTDTIRFDDDPTISRLDWQQVTPDRLEYIFNLKSQQQWGYKLRYEGTSLVLTLRHQPRSREQVKSQNSKVKIQNVSTPDSRLPTPDSSLSGIKILLDPGHGGKETGALGPTGYPEKDINLLMSKLVREQLARRGAEVYLTREDDRDLSLPDRVDIIDKTEPAIAISLHYNALPDAGDAMKTQGLAAFWYHPQAHDLASFLHSYLVQKLNRPDYGLYWNNLALTRPTSAPTILLELGFMINPYEFEWIVNPQAQQQLASAIAQGITQWFSTIR, from the coding sequence ATGGTGCGTCCAGTTGGAGCAGAACAGCAACTATCAGTAGTGTATCCCCCTGCTAATCATCAAACAGTAGCCGATCGCATCTTCTTGGTAGGAACAGCGCCGCCAACGGGTAAAGTTGTAGTTAACGGTAAACCGATAGAACGCAGCCGCGCCGGACATTTCGCCCCTAGTTTTCCCTTGCGAGTCGGGGATAATACTTTTACACTGCAATATCAAAACCAACAGGTGCAACTAAAGGTACAGCGACAAGATACAACTGCCGCGCCACCTGTAGGATTGGCTTTTGGTAAAGATTCCTTGACTCCTAATGTCGATATTGCCAGAATGCCAGGCGAACTTGTTTGTTTTAGCGCGATCGCTCCTCCTCAATCTGTAGTTTCCGTGCAATTAGGCAAAGATAACATTCGCCTTTTCCCCCAACTACAGCAAGCACAACTCCCAGCTAACTCCGCACTTTTAACCGGACGAAATCAGCCGACTCGCCAATTAACATCTGGGCAATACCAAGGTTGTACAACTCTACCAAAACTAGGAAATCTGCTAGATCGCAATAATACTATTACTAGCGGTTTCACTCCTAGTTCTGGAATTCAACCACAGTTTCAACTAACATTAAACGGTCAAACCGTGACTCAACCAAGTCCAGGTAAAGTTACAATTCTCTCACCTGCAAATTTAGAAGTCGTCGAAGTCGCAGCAAATGAAGGGGTAGCGCGAACTGGTGCGAGTACCGATTACTCTCGCCTCACACCTTTACCCAAGGGTACGCGGGCAGCAGTTACAGGAAAAGAAGGTGAATGGTTGCGCTTAGATTATGGCGGTTGGATTAACAGTAAGGAGACTAGAATCATACCAGGATCGATCCCACCGCGATCGCTCATTCGGAGCGTCAGCGCCCGTCGCGTACCTGGAGCAACAGAAATCGTATTTCCGCTACAAGTCCCCGTACCCGTAAGCATACAGCAGGGCGATCGCACCTTAACATTAACTCTATATAATACCACTGCTCAAACCGATACAATCCGCTTCGACGACGACCCAACGATCTCTCGCCTCGATTGGCAGCAAGTTACACCCGATCGCCTGGAATACATTTTTAACCTCAAATCCCAACAGCAATGGGGTTATAAATTGCGCTACGAGGGAACGAGTTTGGTATTAACGCTGCGCCATCAGCCAAGGAGTAGGGAACAAGTTAAAAGTCAAAATTCAAAAGTCAAAATTCAAAACGTTTCTACTCCCGACTCCCGACTCCCGACTCCCGACTCCTCTCTTTCTGGAATCAAAATTCTTCTCGATCCCGGGCATGGAGGGAAGGAAACTGGCGCATTAGGACCAACGGGTTATCCTGAAAAAGATATCAATTTATTAATGTCTAAATTAGTTCGAGAACAATTAGCACGGCGAGGTGCTGAAGTTTACCTGACGCGGGAGGACGATCGCGATTTATCGTTACCAGATCGAGTAGACATAATCGATAAAACTGAACCCGCGATCGCAATTTCTCTGCATTACAATGCTCTACCAGATGCAGGCGATGCCATGAAAACTCAAGGATTAGCTGCCTTTTGGTATCATCCCCAAGCACACGATCTCGCCAGCTTTTTACATAGTTATTTAGTCCAAAAACTGAACCGCCCTGACTACGGACTGTACTGGAACAACCTCGCTTTAACTCGTCCCACATCAGCCCCAACAATATTATTAGAACTAGGATTTATGATTAACCCCTACGAATTTGAATGGATCGTCAACCCGCAAGCACAACAACAACTAGCCAGCGCGATCGCCCAAGGAATCACTCAATGGTTTAGTACTATCAGATAA
- a CDS encoding CTP synthase, whose product MTKFVFVTGGVVSSIGKGIVAASLGRLLKSRDYSVSILKLDPYINVDPGTMSPFQHGEVFVTEDGAETDLDLGHYERFTDTSMSRLNSVTTGSIYQAVINKERRGDYMGGTVQVIPHITNEIKERIQRVAKNTNPDVVITEIGGTVGDIESLPFLEAIRQFRKDVGRQNVLYMHVTLVPWIPSAGEMKTKPTQHSVKELRSIGIQPDILVCRSDRPLPDGLKAKMAEFCDVSVECVISCQDASSIYEVPLTLETEGLAQQTIELLQLGQRQPDLSQWQTIVQRQANPTHQVEVAIVGKYVRLNDAYLSVVEALRHAAIATNGELHLRWINSEDLEIEGADALLQGVHGIVVPGGFGVRGVDGKIAAVEYAREHQIPFLGLCLGMQCSVIEWARHVARLEDAHSAEFAPNCQYPVINLLPEQQDVVDLGGTMRLGLYPCSLTPNTLAHALYQKPLIYERHRHRYEFNNAYRNLFLESGYVISGTSPDGRLVEIIELPSHPFFIACQFHPEFQSRPSTPHPLFKGFIEAIARRSQPEEIAPTPVEVS is encoded by the coding sequence ATGACTAAATTTGTGTTTGTGACTGGTGGCGTAGTCTCCAGCATTGGTAAGGGTATTGTAGCGGCAAGCTTGGGACGGCTGCTCAAATCGCGAGATTATTCAGTTTCCATTCTCAAACTCGACCCCTATATTAATGTCGATCCAGGTACGATGAGTCCCTTTCAACACGGGGAAGTTTTTGTTACCGAAGATGGCGCGGAAACAGATTTAGACTTAGGACACTACGAACGCTTTACTGATACTTCTATGTCGCGCCTCAATAGCGTCACGACTGGTTCAATTTATCAGGCAGTCATTAATAAAGAACGGCGTGGCGATTACATGGGGGGAACGGTACAAGTCATTCCCCACATTACGAATGAAATTAAAGAAAGGATTCAGCGCGTTGCCAAAAATACGAATCCCGATGTCGTGATTACCGAAATTGGCGGTACGGTGGGAGATATCGAATCGCTACCATTTCTCGAAGCAATTCGGCAGTTTCGTAAGGATGTAGGGCGACAAAACGTGTTGTATATGCACGTTACCCTCGTTCCCTGGATTCCTTCGGCGGGAGAAATGAAAACCAAACCGACACAACATTCTGTTAAGGAGTTGCGATCGATCGGGATTCAACCAGATATTTTAGTCTGTCGGAGCGATCGCCCCCTACCCGACGGTCTAAAAGCAAAAATGGCTGAATTTTGTGACGTATCTGTTGAATGCGTCATCAGCTGTCAAGATGCCAGCAGTATCTATGAAGTCCCTTTAACTTTAGAAACAGAAGGGCTGGCACAGCAAACCATAGAATTGCTGCAACTCGGACAACGCCAGCCCGATCTCTCGCAATGGCAAACTATAGTACAACGACAAGCCAACCCCACTCACCAAGTTGAAGTTGCAATTGTTGGTAAGTACGTGCGTTTAAACGATGCTTATCTATCGGTAGTAGAAGCTTTGCGCCATGCAGCGATCGCGACAAATGGCGAATTACACCTGCGTTGGATCAACTCGGAAGATTTAGAAATAGAAGGGGCAGACGCTTTACTACAGGGCGTTCATGGTATCGTCGTCCCTGGAGGCTTCGGCGTGCGCGGTGTAGATGGCAAAATTGCCGCTGTAGAATACGCCCGCGAACATCAAATTCCGTTCCTCGGTTTGTGTTTGGGAATGCAATGTTCTGTAATTGAATGGGCGCGTCATGTTGCACGTTTGGAAGATGCCCACAGTGCAGAGTTTGCCCCTAATTGTCAATATCCCGTAATAAATCTTTTGCCAGAACAGCAAGATGTCGTCGATTTAGGTGGAACCATGCGGCTAGGGTTATATCCTTGCAGTCTCACACCCAATACCCTAGCGCACGCACTGTATCAAAAACCCCTAATTTACGAACGCCATCGCCATCGCTACGAATTTAACAACGCTTACCGCAACCTATTTTTGGAGTCGGGATACGTCATTAGTGGCACTTCCCCCGATGGACGCTTGGTAGAAATTATCGAACTACCCAGCCATCCATTTTTCATTGCCTGCCAATTTCATCCAGAGTTTCAATCTCGCCCTAGCACGCCTCATCCTTTATTTAAAGGGTTTATTGAGGCGATCGCTCGACGATCGCAACCAGAGGAGATCGCGCCAACTCCAGTAGAAGTATCATAG
- a CDS encoding Nif11-like leader peptide family natural product precursor: MTQEHAARFFKAIHQDEALKAKLKATTEPETFIQIASERGYKFTVAELDAQISKLTPEEMAAVINPGISPRRRLMPR; the protein is encoded by the coding sequence ATGACCCAAGAACATGCTGCCCGCTTTTTTAAAGCCATACATCAAGATGAAGCATTAAAGGCTAAACTCAAAGCTACAACTGAACCAGAAACTTTCATTCAGATTGCATCTGAGCGAGGATACAAATTCACAGTTGCCGAATTGGATGCTCAAATTAGCAAGTTAACTCCTGAAGAGATGGCTGCGGTAATCAACCCAGGAATTTCTCCAAGACGGCGTTTAATGCCTAGATAA
- the dxr gene encoding 1-deoxy-D-xylulose-5-phosphate reductoisomerase, whose product MKAITLLGSTGSIGTQTLDIVAQHPDQFRIVGLAAGRNVAMLAAQIRQFKPSIAAICDIDKLSELKEAIADLDPQPILLAGEEGIVEVARYGDAESVVTGIVGCAGLLPTIAAIEAGKDIALANKETLIAGGPVVLPLVEKHGIKLLPADSEHSAIFQCLQGVPGRGLRRILLTASGGSFRDLPVEKLANVTVADALKHPNWTMGRKITIDSATLMNKGLEVIEAHYLFGLDYDRIDIVIHPQSIIHSLIELQDTSVLAQLGWADMRLPLLYAMSYPERIYTDWKQLDLVEIGSLTFKAPDHDKYPCMQLAYSAGRAGGSMPAVLNAANEQAVALFLEEKIRFLDIPRCIELVCDRHASDNCSTPSLANIVAADRWARQEVLTASEDISRGDRLISLR is encoded by the coding sequence GTGAAAGCAATTACTCTCCTGGGATCGACTGGCTCTATTGGTACTCAAACTCTGGATATTGTGGCACAGCACCCCGACCAATTTCGGATTGTCGGGTTGGCGGCTGGACGCAACGTGGCAATGCTGGCGGCGCAAATTCGGCAGTTTAAACCGAGTATTGCCGCTATCTGCGATATAGATAAGTTATCAGAGTTGAAGGAGGCGATCGCAGATCTCGACCCACAACCGATTCTATTGGCAGGGGAAGAGGGTATTGTAGAAGTTGCCCGTTATGGCGATGCCGAAAGCGTAGTAACGGGAATTGTCGGTTGTGCGGGGTTGCTACCCACAATTGCGGCGATTGAGGCGGGTAAAGATATTGCGCTGGCAAATAAAGAAACTTTGATTGCAGGTGGTCCCGTTGTCTTACCATTAGTAGAAAAACACGGAATTAAACTTTTACCCGCAGATTCGGAACACTCGGCGATTTTTCAGTGTCTTCAAGGCGTACCGGGACGTGGCTTGCGGCGAATTTTACTCACGGCTTCTGGGGGTTCTTTCCGCGATTTACCTGTAGAAAAGTTAGCAAATGTCACCGTTGCCGATGCTTTAAAACATCCTAACTGGACGATGGGACGGAAAATTACAATCGATTCAGCGACGTTGATGAATAAGGGATTGGAAGTTATTGAAGCTCATTACTTATTTGGATTAGATTACGATCGCATCGATATTGTCATTCATCCCCAAAGTATTATCCATTCTCTGATCGAACTACAAGATACTTCTGTATTGGCACAGTTAGGTTGGGCAGATATGCGTTTACCATTGCTATATGCCATGTCATATCCAGAAAGAATTTATACTGATTGGAAGCAATTAGATCTCGTAGAAATTGGCAGTTTAACTTTTAAAGCCCCAGACCATGATAAATATCCTTGTATGCAATTAGCATATAGCGCGGGTCGTGCGGGTGGCTCGATGCCAGCAGTTTTAAATGCCGCTAACGAACAAGCTGTAGCCTTATTTTTAGAAGAAAAAATTCGCTTTTTAGATATTCCTCGTTGTATCGAATTGGTTTGCGATCGCCATGCATCTGATAATTGTTCGACTCCATCCTTAGCTAACATCGTAGCAGCAGATCGCTGGGCGAGACAAGAAGTATTGACAGCCAGCGAAGATATTAGTAGAGGCGATCGACTGATCTCATTAAGATAA
- a CDS encoding Uma2 family endonuclease, protein MVNTLTIHALKISNSEFDRIVKANPDWQFEQTAAGELVIVSPTGGSSGRRNSNLTRQLDTWSSSNNLGVAFDSSTLFILPNGAKRSPDASWVRRERWENLTPEQQDGYPPLCPDFVVELRSPTDNLNELRAKMQEYMHNGARLGWLIDPQTRQVEIYRSEQAVEILNSPNTISGEDVLPGFVLDAIAIFS, encoded by the coding sequence ATGGTGAATACCCTCACAATCCATGCTTTAAAAATTTCAAATTCAGAATTCGATCGCATTGTTAAAGCCAACCCAGATTGGCAATTCGAACAAACAGCAGCAGGAGAATTGGTCATAGTGTCGCCTACGGGTGGAAGTTCGGGACGGCGTAATAGTAATTTAACAAGACAATTGGATACTTGGAGTAGCTCCAATAACTTAGGAGTAGCATTTGACTCCTCTACATTATTTATTCTCCCTAACGGGGCAAAACGTTCTCCCGATGCTAGTTGGGTAAGACGCGAAAGGTGGGAAAATCTGACTCCCGAACAGCAAGATGGCTACCCTCCTCTGTGTCCTGATTTTGTGGTTGAATTGCGTTCTCCTACAGATAATCTCAACGAGCTACGAGCCAAGATGCAAGAATATATGCATAATGGCGCTCGTTTAGGTTGGTTAATCGATCCCCAAACTCGACAAGTAGAAATATATCGTTCCGAACAAGCTGTAGAAATACTAAATTCTCCAAATACTATATCAGGAGAAGATGTACTACCAGGTTTTGTCCTAGATGCGATCGCAATTTTTAGCTAA